A window from Candidatus Micrarchaeia archaeon encodes these proteins:
- a CDS encoding DUF6485 family protein: MNECQNVKHNLQKCNCTYPGCPRKGKCCECIQYHLSRNELPACCFSKETEATYDRSFKKFIEDKNKR, encoded by the coding sequence ATGAACGAATGTCAGAATGTTAAACATAATTTACAGAAATGTAATTGTACTTATCCAGGATGCCCAAGAAAAGGAAAATGTTGTGAATGTATTCAATATCATTTATCAAGAAATGAGCTTCCAGCATGCTGTTTTTCAAAAGAAACAGAAGCGACATATGATAGATCTTTTAAAAAATTTATAGAAGATAAAAATAAAAGATAA